The Balaenoptera musculus isolate JJ_BM4_2016_0621 chromosome 6, mBalMus1.pri.v3, whole genome shotgun sequence nucleotide sequence GCTGGCAAGAGCTTGGGGGGAAGGGCCCCCCCCAGTGGCCACAGTGGCTTCTCAGGTCCAgtccgaggaggaggaggaaggagcgggggaggaggagaggaacagGGGCAGGGGGGTGTGGGAGACTGCCCTGGGCTGGAGGTCGGGCCCAGGGGCTcacccagggtctctggctgctgAGGCTGGCGAGGGGGCGTTGGGGGGTGTCCCCCTGCAGCCGAGATCAGCCGTCCCGGGGCCGGGACATCCGGGCAGGCAGGGGCTAGGTGGGCCCCATGGCTCCAGGACAGGGCGCCCAGGGAAGGCAGCTAGCCTGAGCCCTGGCTGCGGAAGGAACCGGGCTGCAagctcggcggcggcggcggcggcggcagcggcgggagCAGAGGAGAGGCCTGCACCGGGCCCGAGCTGCAGGTGAGAGACAGCGTGAGGGCAGCGCCCGGgcccaccctcaccctcaccctcaccctcaccctcaccctcaccctcaccctcaccctgcaCAAAAGACAGGGCGCCCGACCTCTGACCCTTACCCTCGCCAGACTCGGaacccagccccctccccagtccccgTTCCCGAGGCCCGATCTCTGCCTAGGAGTGGAGGCCGGCGAGCGGCGACCCCGCGCTGTCCCGCCCCGCCCGCACTCACCTGCCCCAGCCTGGCGTCCCCGGCCGGGCCGCGCGCCGCCGCCGCAGAGGTTGTCTCAAAGGCAGGCCTGGATGCGGCGCCCGCGCCTTGGCCCGGCGGCTCCGGCGGCTCTGGCGGCGACCTCGGGCGATGGCCGGGCCGCGGCGGCTCCCGGGGGCGTGGGGCGCGGGGCTCGGCtcggcgcggcggcggcggcggcggcaggtgCGTGCCGAGCGTGGCGCGCTCTGCGGCGGAGGCGCGGGGACCGCAGTGCGCGCGGCGCCCGCCCGCGCCCGCAGCGCCACCCCCTCGTCTGGGGACCCGCGCGGGGTCCGCGGGGCGGGGCCAGTCTCTCTGCCGCCCCTCGAGCCAACGCGGGCCTGGCGCCCGCTCTCGGGgtcgccctcctcctcccccccgcGGGCCGCGTGGGGGTCAGGATCCCCGCGGCGTgccccctcccgcctccccttTCCCCGTCCCCGTCTGGCTGAGCCTGGGTCCTAGTCAAGCCCCCCGCCTCAATTCTGGAAGGGAAAGCCTGCTTTGAGCTCTCACAAtgccagagggaggaaggggaggagagagcccGGGGTTGGTCATGAAAGCTGGTTCCCAGGACCCCACCGTGGGACCGCCTTGTGTCCCCACCAGAGTCAGGGTCTCTGCTTGTCCTTCCACTGGGCCCCCAGTGGGAATGCCTCCAGGGTTTTCTGGATCACAGGTGCAGCAGGCTGTTTCCAGCGCTGGCAGGCTCACAGACCGCGATGTGACAGAAGAGGGTGAGCAGGGGCGGGCAAGCGACGACCAGAGgagtgaagggagggaggaacgGTAGTTGGGAGAATGCTCCAAGGACAGGACAGTTGGACAGATGGGTGGTGTGAGGGGTAGGTGGAAGGTCAAACAGACAACTGGACAGGCCGCCATGGGACAGCTCAGGGAGGACACGCACCTACACAGGGTGGGGTGGCCCTTTCCGGCATCCCAGCAGGTCAGCACGTGTCCCGTTGTCACAGAGTTGTGTGCTAACCTGACCGCACCCAGCACAGAGGCCCCATtcctttctgcttcttcctcagGCCAGGCTTCCCTGCCCCCCCTGTGATACGCCCTCTGCCTGTGAGGAGCTCTCAGGTGAGAGGGAGGACAGAGGACATGCTAACAAATACAGGGCAAGGGACCAGGGCTGCATGGGCCTCCAGAGAGCCTTTCCCTAACCTGCCAGGGCCACCACGTGGCATGCCGGCACTCCTTTGATCAGCACTGGGCCATGCACCTAACCCTGGACAGTCCCAGCCCCTTCTGGCCACAGCTCCTCTGCTCTGTACAGGCCAGACTGCACCTGGCTATAGACCTAGCCCCAAGTCCTGCAGGCAGCAGAGCCCGGAAAGGTCGCCGTTCCTGATAAAGGGCCCCACGCGGGCAAAACAGGCTGGAGAGGCATCCGTGGCCCATAGGCCTTGACTTTGCCGCTCTTTGCGATCTCAGGCTAGCGCCTGCGCCTCAGTGTCCTCCACCATTCAGCGAGAGCATGTGTGCTAGTGAGCAGGTGCCCCGTGGGAGGGGCAGCGGGGTGCTTATGGGGTCCTGGTGCGAAGGCAGGGTAACTGCGGCAGCCCCGGCCAGGGGAGGACTGGGCGTCCAGCCTCGGCAAGGGCTTTGCTCATCTCCCCACCACCTCCCGAGGCGCGTACCCAAGGTGGTACCGGCCACTAGGTCCCACCCCCTACCCGAGGCCCCGCCCCTAGAGCTGAAGTCTACCCAGTGCAAGGCTCCCGCCCAGAGCCCGCCCAAACCCACGCCTCCCGAGCCGGGCGGCTCAGAGCTGGTGCAGCCCAAGCCGGGTCCTGGACAGATGAGGCCAGCTGACCCCGAACCTGGTGTTTAGGAAAACCCTTGAGCGCAGAGGCTTCTGGGAAATATAGTTCCCACCGGGCgcacctccacccctgccctgtcAGTCCTGTTTTGCGCATGCGCCAGCCTCCTCTCAGCAAGGGGCAGAATCTGTAGGGGCTGTGGGCGGGGCTTCTGGCGCCTGCGCACTGGACCTCTGTTGTCCGCCTCCCAACTCCCGGTCTTTGGGCCTAATTCTCCCCACGTCTGGTGCCGCATCGGTACTCCTCATGTCCACTCCTCATGTCCGGACCGGTCTGACCGGCCCCATGCAGGCCACTCTGGTCAGCTGGCCTCTGGGCCGTGTCTGATTTGATCCCGCCCTTCCTGGGGGTTCCCCCCGAGCGCCAAGGACTAGGGGTGCGTGTCCAGGCCACACCCTACTGTCCCGGTTGCCCCAAGCGGAGCTCACCGTGCCAGGCCCAAACCCAAGACCCCAGTGCTCACATCCACCCCCCACATACAGCGACCCTGTATGGCAGGTGCTATGTGCCACCTCACAGATGGAGGGGATGCGAGGGCCAAGGATGGGGACGCTGAGGGATCGGGGGCTTGTGGCCCACGAGGCCACCAACCAGAGGGAAACTGTAGTTTCAGAAATGAGCTAGAAACGTCACTTGTGTATGAAGCCCACGTCGCCAATCGTAAGATAAGTAAGTTTTATCGGCAAAGGTGTGTAAACCAAGCATTTcttatcagttaaaaaaaacagcaaaccTCCAAGCCGTGTGTTCGCAAACATCTTGGTCTCTGCCTGCGGGGTGGAGGCTTGGGTCACAGTGAGGACCTCTGCCCTCTGCTTCAAAGCAGAGGCTTTGAGATGTGTGAGTAATGGCTGGGCCCCCAGACCACCTGCAGGCCTGACCCCAGACTCGCCTCCTGTCCTGCGTTCCGGTGAGCTGCAGGTCCCTGGAGGGCCAGGACATGCCCCAGATGCATTGAGGCTGAATCACCCAGGCTGGCAATGTCCCTGGGAGGCCAGGCCGCAGTCAACGCCCATCCAAAAAAGGAAGGGTGGGTGGCCGCTGTGCTCCAGGAGCTGGGGCCTCCTGGGATCCTGGGAACCCCATCTTTGAGCCCCGCCcacagccccacccctccccaggagGGAAAAGGCAGCTGCCAGTCGCTCAGCTCACAGGCACTGGGACCCGGCCCAGGGAACAAGAGGACAGCTTGCTGCCGTCACCACTTCAGGTGGGTCCTGGGCTGAGGGGCTTCCGCACCCCCTGTAGGACCAGGTTAGCTGCATCTCCCAGGCCCCCACCCGACTCCCAGCTCCATCACAGGGCACTGTCTCTCAGGGAGGGCGGGGGACACCTGGGGGCAGCTAGGAGACGCTGGCCCTCACTCTCTCTACACTCCGCTACCTTGCACACGCACTGACACATAGGCCTCACACACACTCAGGCGCTTCCACAGCCTGGCTTTTCTTGGGTTCCCCTCCACTGAGCTGATTTTGtctcctctgcccacccctgccAGGCCAAGCCATGGACCCCCCTGAGATGCTCATCAAGGACCCGTATGCCCACGTCAGCATCCCGAGGGCTCACCTGCGGCCCGAGCTGGGGCAGCAGCTGGAGGCGGCTCCATCCTCCTCGGAGTCGCAGCCTCTGCCCGTGGGGTCCTGCACCCTGGAGCCTACCGAGGAGGCCCCAGGGCCCAAGGGCGCCGAGGGGGCTGCCTCCATCCGGGGCCAGCAGGCCTGGCAGCAGCCCTGCACCCCCGATGGCagtgggcagcagcagcaggcagGACTGCCCTACGCTGGCCTGCCGCCGGTGGGGCGCGGCGACGCCATTGCCCATCACTGCTGGTGCTGTCCCTGCTGCTCCTGCTGCCACTGCCCCCGCTTCTGCCGCTGCCACAGCTGCTGCTGTGTCATTTCCTAGCCTGGCCCCTGGGCCGCAGGGCCTGCTGCGGGACGGCCCCACATGGCAAGCCTGGGCCTCTGCTCAGGTGGCCACAGCAGTGCCCGGACAGTTGGAACAGCCACTGGCCTGTTGTCATGGGTGTTGGCCGCTCCCCACCCTGGACAGCAGCACCTACCCACCGAGAAGGCTGACAGCTCAGCCCCTGCCCCTGAAAACAGAGCCCTGGGCACTGGCCATGATGGCAGCCCTGGGGACACCCTTGACCACCTCTTCAAGGCCCAGGGCCAGGCAATAAAGCAGAGCGAGCTTCGTCCCGGCCACTCTTCTCCTTTGCTGCTACCCGCTTCGGGAGGGTCCCAGGCTAGACGCCACCACAGGCTGCCAGCCTCTGTGGGACATTCCGGGGTCGGGCAGCCTCATGACAACCTAACCTGCACTGCACTCTCAGGTTGGCCCAGAGGCTGTACAGGATGGCTGGTCAGGCCTGGGTTTGAGCTGCCCTGCATTCCCTGGGGCTGAGGGTGAGCCTGGGAGACAGGAGAGTCTGCGGGTCAGGCAGCAGGAGCTTGCTGTGCCTGGAACCAGGAGTAGAGCCCGAGAGCGGCCTCCAGGAGGAGGACCGCGTTGGCAGCACAGTGGTGGGTGGGCCCAGCGCGGGCACGTTTCCAGGAGCGGGAGCCCAGGTGGCCAGCACCAAGCCCTGCCCGCCCGTGAGTCACTGCCCTGCCTCGGCCGGGGTGTTTTTCTGGTTTCCCACAGAACACCCAATTCCTGAACACCTGCTGTGTGCTGCTTCCCGCCGTCCTGCTTCTGGGGCCTGGGCTTCGTGGAGGTGGGCAGAGAAGGCGCCGGGCCAGACCCATCTCCCCCCGTCCGAGCAGCACAGCGCACCCGCGTCGGGGGCATGTGAGGAGCTGAGCCATTTGGCACGGGGGTGAGGCCGGGATGTCGGTGTGAAGACTGAGCAGCGAGGCCAGTACCAGGCACACTGATGTTTCCGGGACCGGGCAGAGAGAGCCGGAGGAGGAGGCCAAGCTGGCCCCGCAGGATGGACGGGTCCTGGTGCCAgccctcccccgacccccggTGACTGGCCACACGGCAGGACTGGCCCCTGGGCGTGGGCAGGCGTGTCACCGGCCTGACTCCATGGGGCTCAGGCTCCCGGCCCTGCCCCATGACTGGCCCGCACAGGAAGATGACCCCACCCGGGCCAGCCACCAAAACCCGTCTGACCAGTCCAGGAGGCGGGGGCCTGCCAGGATGGCAGGAGTAAGGAGGGGACCCTTTGGGCCTGGCTTCCTCTAGCGGGACGGAGAGGGTTCTGGGGTCCTGACCTCAACCCGACCCTTCCCAACACACCCCATTCTGCTATGTCACTGGGCTGGCCCCAAGGCTTTGACCAGGCAGATGCCAGGGGGAGATGGCCTCTGAGAAGGGCATCCGGAGCTGCCCATGGTGCCCTGCACCTCAGAGAGTTTCTGGGTGGTCTCTGTGTGAGTGCGGATCTCCACTCCTGTGCTTGAGGGCCTCCTTGGAGCCTTATGGGGCTGGCTTGTGATGGGAACATGACAGGCCCAACCCAGACAGGGACAAAGGCAATGGGACAAATCAACATGGACACACACACTGTGCTCGAGCCACAGAGCAGAAGGACCCCGCAGAGCTCTGAGCTGGTGGGGGTcctggcaggcttcctggagaaggtgacGCTTGAACTAAGAGCTGAAGTACAGGCATCACCCAGGTCAAAGCCAAAAAGCTTTCCCATCATGAGGTGGGGGTGGAGTATGAGAGtgcgggtggggtggggcaggtctGGGTGGACGAGGCAGGAAGATGGGCAAAGTTGAGTGGCAAAGCCAGGCCTGGGTGAGGGGTTAGTGGAGCCGGGTCTGCGCATGAAGGGGGCGGAGCAGGCAGAGTGGGGGGGGCCCTTATCTCCTCATGAGTTGGTGGTGCTGGTGGATCCAGTTGCAAGCTCTTTGTGGCTGAAAGGGGAGCCCACGCCTGCCCACAGCCACCACCTGCCTCCCTGCTGCCTGGTCCGTGGTAGGCCAGTAACGCGAGCCCCAAGGAGGGAGCCGCAGGGCGCCCTGGgtcccccctacccccagccacCCTCTGGCTGGACATAGCCACCCAGCAGAGCAGATGCAGGTAAGAGAGGCCTGGGGCTCAGGCAGGCTGGGGTGGGTTTGGGCCTGGGATGGCACACGAGGGCCACAGAGAGAGACCAGACAGCTGCCACAGGGACCCAGGCTGTGCCCAGAGCCTGGTGTCCACCAGCCCACTGGCCACCACCCACCCTCCCGCGTCTGCAgaggcctgggctcctgggctcctgTCCTCCGGGGGGGCTTCTGGTGCTGAGGCCCCAACCATGCAGGACAAGCATGGGCAGCCTGGGATGGGTAGGCTGCAGCCCCCCTGCATGCCTCCCCCAGGATGCTGCCGCCAGAGGGTCCCCGGGCCTCCGAAGAGGGCACAGCCGCTGGGACCCAGCGAGGCGACTGCGTCATCTGCTACTCGGCCTATGACCTCACTGGGCACCTACCCCGCCGCCTCTACTGCGGCCACACCTTCTGCCAGGCGTGCGTGCGGCGGCTGGACACGCCAGCCCACGAGCAGCGCTGGATCCCCTGCCCGCAGTGCCGCCAGAGCACACCCACGCCCCGCGGAGGGGTGGCCATGCTGGACCTCGACCTGGCCGCCTTCCTGGCCGTCAGGGCTGAGCGGGAGCTGCCTCGCACAGAACCCCAGCCCCCCACGCCCCTCAAAGGCAGCACCGCCATCACTCAGCAGCCAGCCAGGCTTTGCCCCGCCttgggcccccagccccacttcccCCAGCCCAGATGCTGCTGCTGGGGCTGCAGCAGCCTCTGCTGGGACCCCCCGGGCAGCCCCGAGGCCTGAGCTCCGGCCGGTCTGCAGCACGCCTGCCCAGAACCTCTGGCACGCCTGCCCAGAACAGCCTGGCGGCAGAGTGTCCCGGGTGCCACTCTGCGTGTTCACCCCAGGGCCACAACCTAAGGTCGGAAGCTGTGTCCACAGTACCATAAGCCCCTGTAGGAGCTGGAATCCCAGCCAGGATTCCCAGGCCCCGCGCTGGTCTGTGTGCAGGGGAGGGGTGCTGCTGTCAGAGTCGCCTGCAAGCCCAGCCCAGGTCCAGACCCAGCTCAGAGGGTGGCTCCTGAAAGGGTCTGGGGCCCAGACCCCAGGGACTGGGCTGCAGGCCGGAGCGGCAGGGCCCGGCAGAAGCTGTTCCCGGTCCTGCGGGAGCAGGTCTCCCCTCCTCTACAGAACGGCTCAGAAGCGTGAgcccggagggagggagggcctcTCCCTTCACCCCTGGCCTGTGAGGCAGCCCTGCGATGTTCGGGAGCTGTTTGGGGAGGGTCCCCCGCAGGCACAGTCCTGCTGCCACAGGTGTCCGAGGAGGTCcaggcccggggtggggggacctGCCTGAGGGGCTGCTCAGGACAGCCGCTCCCATGCCAGGCCCTCAGCTTCCTTCTGCCTCCCGGTGGCCACCAGACAGACCCTTCGGAGGGACCAGAGCACGTGCTGGAGACAATGGACGCAGACCCCACCAATTGGGCTGCAGCATCCCCGCCCCCGCACAGGAAGGAGCCCCTGGGAGGGACCGCGGGGCCCGCCCCGGGCAGCGGGCGGCAGGGGCGGACAAGAGAATGTGCTGAGAGGACACTCAGAACCCTCCTCCTTCCCGGGGACAAAGTCCCCCTGCACCAGCGACCGGTGGGCAGCAAGCAGGGGGCCGGGAAGACCAGGCCTGACGGGGAGGGGCCGGCCCCAGCTGGGCAGCTCTTCCTCCCCACATCCCAGGCGCAGGAAGGGGACTGACCCCAATAAGAGGCACTCCACGAGCAAAGGGGCCGGTCAGGGCTCAGCTGGAGAGAGAACGGGATGGGCCGAGTCTCCTGGTCCAGGTGAGCCTGGGCAGTGGGCTGCGCAGCAATGTGGCCTGGGGGAGGAGCCTCGCCCACCCTCCCCCTTGCAGATGAAGGCATGACACCCGTGACCGTGACCATTGCTGGCCACCACTGGGGCTGAGCCCGCTGGGAGCTCtgccaggcccagccctgccccaagcCCAGACCTGAACTGGATGACCTCAGGGGCTGTTGCCTTCCCCGCCTACCTGGTGCAAAGGGCTTCCCTCTGGCCATCTGACCGGGGTaggaaaaccacagtgaggtctGTAGAGCTCAGGGCAGACTTCCCAAGGGGTCCCCAGGCTGGCCAGCCAGAGCCCCAGCCTTGGGCAGGCAGCATGCAGCATCCGGTAGTGTCACTGAGACATCCATTCATGGAAGTCCAGCACTAAGGGCCACCTGCCCAGCCCCGCCACACCCCTGGGTGACAGTGGGGCCTGGACAAGGCAGGTACTGGGGCTGCAATGGTACCCCTCGGGGGCCTCGGCTCCTGGGTAAACATTAATGGGGCTCAGTACACAGCAGGTCATGTGTGCGCCCAGCGGATCTTTGACCTGCAGCTGCTCCTGGCCTGTGTCTCCTCCCCGAAGGTGCCCCTCACTACCCACACAGGTAGGAGCTTCTAGAACCAGGTGGGGACCCAGGACACTGGGGTCAGGGCTGGGTGACCTCCAGGCCCAGGGCTtaggcgcccccccccccaggagcTGAGGGTGAGAGAGCAGCttgggggcagcaggagggaggggggcagcAGGCTTCCCAGCTCCCGGGCCTTGGGCACTGGGAGCCGAGGTAGGGGGCTCGATGGGGGCTCCAGACCCAGCAGGCTGAGGAGGGagccttggggtggggtgggggcgacCCAGCCCCCCGTCCTGCTCCCCGTCACTGGAGGTGGGGCCCTTACCAAGCGGAGATGTTGCCGTTTGGTACCAAATGCCAAAATCTAAGCCGCGACTGGCTGCAGTGGTCTCTGTGACACCTGATAGGAGAGGTCCCCGAGTCCCCGGCTCCCGACCACTTCCGGCCACCCCCCAGCACCCTAGGCCACCCACCAGGCCTTCTTCCAGCAACGGAGCCAGGGCTCCCTCAACTCTGTCCCCCCAAACTGGACTGGGCTCACGTGACAGCCACTTGAGGTCACTGTAGCCATCCCCCTGCGGACGGAGGAAGGGGAAGGTCACCAAGGCCAACAGCgggtgggaagggaggacagCGGTGAGGTCTCAGGCCTGGGGACCCCAAGACCTGGCGGACAGGGGGAGGAGCTGTGTCTGAACTGCCCTTCCCCCAAGCAGATCTAGACTTGGGCCTGGGCCTGTCCCTGCCCAAAATCCATGCCGAATTCCCTCACCTGCGCCCAGGCCCCTCCTGCCACTCTGGACACAGTTGGCCTGGTGGACcagaggctgggaaatgcagGTACCAGGAGCCCCGGGGTCCCGGAGCCTCAgcctgcctccctgcccacccacctggCCCCTGACCCATTGCTCTGGGGAAGCTGGGAGAGGGGCTCCAGCCCATCCGTCCCCAGGAGAGCCCAGGGGCCAGAACAGTGAGGGtcccccctccttcccactctTGTCCCTCACCCCAAGCCCCTGTGCcgcagtccccccacccccttttgcCGCCACCTAAAGGTGTCCAGGAAACAGCTAGGTTCCTGGCCCTACCTGACCCTGACCCCTGCAGGGACCTCCGGTTCTTCCCCCATCTTGGAAGACGGGGATGTGGACCCCTGGGCCCTCCCTCAGCTGAAGGACGCTGGCCAGTCCTGGAAAGGTAGGTCTGGAGAGGCTGGGTAACCGGACAAACGAGGCTCCGACTCGCCAGGGCGTGAGCGTGAGAGGCTTCTtggggagagagagcaaggagggGGTTTGCCCCAACGGGCCCCACGGAAACCCGCCACGCAGACCACCGCCAGGGCGCCCTGGTCCCTCGGCTCAACGGCCTGCCCGCCCacctgctccccctcctccctgccgcGGGCAGTGAGGCTCCCCGGAGGCCCGAAGGGGCTGTCTGCTTGGCCATTCTGCAAAGGAACAGAGGAGCGGGACCCTGGCCCTGTCCTGGGAgcggggagaagaggaaggggccTGGAAGGGGAGCcggggggggggcagggtgggggctggCTGAGGACGGCCCTGCCCCTCTGTCCTCAGAGCTCAGCACGGCCGCCAGGGCGCTCCGGGTGGTTGCTGGCTTCCTCAAGGGCTGTGGGCTCCTGGGCAGCCTCTACCTCTTCATCTGCTCCCTGGACACCCTCAGCTCTGCCTTCCAGCTGCTGGGCAGTGAGTGACCGGCCaggtggctgggggtggggcagccagccaaccctccccagcctcagggcacCTGTCTCCCGGGCGTAGGCAAAGTAGCTGGAGACATCTTCAAGGACAACGTGGTGCTGTCCAACCCCGTGGCTGGACTGGTCATCGGCGTGCTGGTCACGGTCCTCGTGCAGAGCTCCAGCACGTCCTCCTCCATCGTGGTCAGCATGGTGGCCTCCAAGCGTgagtgcccctcccccccccgggATGGTGGTGGCGGGGCGAGGGGCGAGAGGCTGATGCAGCGCCCCTACAGTGCTGACCGTCCGGGCATCTGTGCCCGTCATCATGGGCGTCAACGTGGGCACATCCATCACCAGCACCCTGGTCTCGATGGCGCAGTCGGGGGACCGGGACGAGTTTCGGAGGTGAGTGAGGtgcgggggagggcaggggctgaggctgAGGCTTCCGACCACCCAACTCCGTGTGGCCTCAGGGCCTTCGGCGGCTCAGCCGTGCACGGAGTCTTCAACTGGCTCACGGCGCTGATCCTGCTGCCGCTGGAGAGTGCCGCGGCCCCCCTGGAGAGGCTCAGCGCCCTGGCCCTGGGCGCTGCCAGCCTGCAGCCCGGGGGGCACGCGCCTGACATCCTCAAGGTGCTGACACGGCCGCTCACACGCCTCATCGTGCAGGTGAGGCCAGCCGCTGCTTCCGGCAGGACCCACATGCCAGGCCTGGCGGGAGGGGTTTCTTGGGGAGGTGGCGACAGCCGAGGCAGATCTGGGCAGGGCGTCGTCGGTTGGGGGAAGAGAGAGCGCGGTGGGCCGGGCTGCGGTCCTCGGAGCCCCCGGGGAGTCCAACACCAGACCCAGACTCCTCTGTCCCCCAGCTGGACGCTGATGTCATTACGGGCAGCGGCAGGGGCAACGCTACCAACAGCAGCCTCATTAAGCGATGGTGTGGCACCAACGGGCAGACGGTGAGGTGCCTTTGACCCCTGACCTCCGACCCACTGAATTACCCGGTCCTGGCTACCCTGAGCCTGTCCTGAGCCCAACCCGCCTTGCCTCCCCAGACTGCAGGGAACCGCAGCAACTGTGGAGCGGCCGCTGGGGGCCCCTGCCCTGAGAGGGACAGCCCTGCCGCCGAGGAGCCGCTGCCCTGTGAGGCCCggtgcccacccctgccccgcccccccccccccccgcacgcTGGCTGCCGctcacccacccctgccctgccgcCAGGCCGCCACCTGTTCGAGGGCACAGCGCTCGCGGACCTGGCCGTGGGCTTCATCCTGCTGGCCGCCTCCCTGCTCGTGCTCTGCACCTGCCTCGTCCTCATCGTCAAGCTGCTCAACTCCACTCTGCGAGGCCGCATCGCCCAGGCCGTGAGGACCGTCATCAACGCCGGTGGGCCTCGA carries:
- the LOC118896441 gene encoding wiskott-Aldrich syndrome protein-like, whose protein sequence is MRSGHEEYRCGTRQRATLGTHLPPPPPPRRAEPRAPRPREPPRPGHRPRSPPEPPEPPGQGAGAASRPAFETTSAAAARGPAGDARLGQLGPGAGLSSAPAAAAAAAAAELAARFLPQPGLRLAAFPGRPVLEPWGPPSPCLPGCPGPGTADLGCRGTPPNAPSPASAARDPG
- the CYSRT1 gene encoding cysteine-rich tail protein 1, with translation MDPPEMLIKDPYAHVSIPRAHLRPELGQQLEAAPSSSESQPLPVGSCTLEPTEEAPGPKGAEGAASIRGQQAWQQPCTPDGSGQQQQAGLPYAGLPPVGRGDAIAHHCWCCPCCSCCHCPRFCRCHSCCCVIS
- the RNF224 gene encoding RING finger protein 224 isoform X1, which produces MTGPHRKMTPPGPATKTRLTSPGGGGLPGWQEMLPPEGPRASEEGTAAGTQRGDCVICYSAYDLTGHLPRRLYCGHTFCQACVRRLDTPAHEQRWIPCPQCRQSTPTPRGGVAMLDLDLAAFLAVRAERELPRTEPQPPTPLKGSTAITQQPARLCPALGPQPHFPQPRCCCWGCSSLCWDPPGSPEA
- the RNF224 gene encoding RING finger protein 224 isoform X2, producing MLPPEGPRASEEGTAAGTQRGDCVICYSAYDLTGHLPRRLYCGHTFCQACVRRLDTPAHEQRWIPCPQCRQSTPTPRGGVAMLDLDLAAFLAVRAERELPRTEPQPPTPLKGSTAITQQPARLCPALGPQPHFPQPRCCCWGCSSLCWDPPGSPEA
- the SLC34A3 gene encoding sodium-dependent phosphate transport protein 2C translates to MPNSLTCAQAPPATLDTVGLVDQRLGNAGTSGSSPILEDGDVDPWALPQLKDAGQSWKELSTAARALRVVAGFLKGCGLLGSLYLFICSLDTLSSAFQLLGSKVAGDIFKDNVVLSNPVAGLVIGVLVTVLVQSSSTSSSIVVSMVASKLLTVRASVPVIMGVNVGTSITSTLVSMAQSGDRDEFRRAFGGSAVHGVFNWLTALILLPLESAAAPLERLSALALGAASLQPGGHAPDILKVLTRPLTRLIVQLDADVITGSGRGNATNSSLIKRWCGTNGQTTAGNRSNCGAAAGGPCPERDSPAAEEPLPCRHLFEGTALADLAVGFILLAASLLVLCTCLVLIVKLLNSTLRGRIAQAVRTVINADFPFPLGWLSGYLAILAGAGLTFVLQSSSVFTAAIVPLMGVRVISLERAYPLFLGSNIGTTTTALLAALASPSDMLISAVQVALIHFFFNLAGILLWYVVPVLRLPIPLAKRFGDLTARYRWVAIAYLLLSFLLLPLAAFGLSLAGSTALAAVGGPLVVLVLLTILVAILQRHRPAWLPRRLRSWAWLPLWLRSLEPWDRLVSHCCPCKACSPPQAAAKEAHCYENPEVLASQQL